One Deinococcus roseus DNA window includes the following coding sequences:
- a CDS encoding Rieske (2Fe-2S) protein, with protein sequence MRVLVGKASDFEEGTQKSVRMGRQSVLVVKHQHQFYALRNVCTHESVPLEGGRLEDGQITCESHGARFELATGKATKMPAVKAVRLYKAVLDGEDLYVEEL encoded by the coding sequence ATGCGAGTTTTGGTTGGAAAAGCAAGCGATTTTGAAGAAGGCACCCAGAAAAGTGTGCGCATGGGTCGCCAGAGTGTGCTGGTGGTCAAACACCAGCACCAGTTCTATGCCCTCAGAAACGTCTGCACCCACGAGAGTGTGCCTTTAGAAGGAGGCAGGCTGGAAGATGGCCAGATCACCTGTGAATCCCACGGTGCGCGTTTCGAACTGGCCACCGGCAAGGCCACCAAAATGCCTGCCGTGAAAGCGGTCAGGCTGTACAAAGCCGTGCTGGATGGAGAAGACCTTTACGTGGAAGAGCTGTAA
- a CDS encoding family 10 glycosylhydrolase has protein sequence MKFWRYVLLVACTFTSLASAQDPTQGGVLDPETPENITIPDLPAANVRHGIMGVWVRPNPKQDAAALMDSLKKEGFTDVFVEAFYHGMTIYPSAVAPMRPELTGRDLLNEYVEAASISGLRLHAWMEVFYWAPPKKYGVSGGLLEEHPEWETLNASGVPSSETGLHMGFADPALYDVRQTVYKLTTELAENYPEVGLHLDYLRYPSKDDFGYNPVVVETFQKQTGTRASVTNMKWYAFRQDVLAQVASGMSRAYHQAGGQGLVTAAVNAYYPLYKPETQQVWTKWQGVDVFIPMAYSTNLTALKVLGYTLRNRSKKPIWMGLQVGPGYPDLGKQINTLKPQGFSNYVVFGRR, from the coding sequence ATGAAATTCTGGCGTTATGTGTTGCTGGTGGCCTGCACCTTCACTTCCCTTGCATCTGCACAGGACCCCACCCAGGGGGGCGTGCTCGACCCTGAAACCCCCGAGAACATCACCATCCCTGACCTGCCTGCAGCCAACGTGCGGCATGGCATCATGGGGGTATGGGTGCGTCCCAACCCCAAACAGGATGCTGCTGCCCTGATGGATTCGCTCAAAAAAGAAGGCTTCACCGATGTGTTTGTGGAGGCTTTCTACCACGGCATGACCATTTACCCCTCCGCTGTGGCCCCCATGCGCCCCGAGCTCACAGGTCGCGACCTCCTCAATGAATATGTGGAAGCTGCGTCCATCTCTGGTCTGCGGCTTCATGCCTGGATGGAAGTGTTTTACTGGGCGCCCCCCAAAAAATACGGGGTCAGTGGTGGCCTGCTGGAAGAGCACCCCGAATGGGAAACCCTGAACGCTTCAGGGGTGCCCAGCAGTGAAACGGGGCTGCACATGGGTTTTGCCGACCCTGCCCTCTACGATGTGCGCCAGACCGTGTACAAACTCACCACCGAACTGGCAGAGAATTATCCCGAGGTGGGCCTGCACCTGGATTACCTGAGGTACCCCTCCAAGGATGACTTTGGCTACAACCCAGTGGTGGTAGAGACCTTCCAGAAGCAGACCGGCACCAGAGCCAGCGTCACCAACATGAAATGGTATGCCTTCAGGCAGGATGTGCTGGCCCAGGTGGCCTCTGGCATGAGCCGCGCTTACCACCAGGCCGGAGGTCAGGGTCTGGTGACGGCAGCAGTGAACGCCTACTATCCCCTCTACAAACCCGAGACGCAGCAGGTCTGGACCAAATGGCAGGGCGTGGATGTGTTCATTCCGATGGCCTACAGCACCAACCTCACCGCCCTGAAAGTGCTGGGATACACCCTGCGCAACCGCAGCAAGAAACCCATCTGGATGGGTTTGCAGGTGGGACCGGGATACCCTGATCTCGGCAAGCAAATCAACACCCTCAAGCCCCAGGGGTTCAGCAATTACGTGGTGTTTGGACGCAGGTGA
- a CDS encoding glycosyl hydrolase family 18 protein: MKKHLWLGSSILLGLGATACNPNTGPKDTTPPTVTLTAPKNVSAASIVKITVNAADASGIAKVELFRNGEKLLEDTTAPYEFSQAFTVSSQNGNYTYTAKATDKNGIMASSASTTTTVILPRPEYRHVAYFTNWAVYGPTGYKVKDIDTSGAAASITHINYAFGNVNQAGECAITDAWADYQKPFDPADSVDGTGETWGDTLRGHFAELKKLKAKYPKIKVMISLGGWTLSKWFSDAAATDAGRKKLASSCIDLFIKGNLPLIDKDVAGGPGSGAGIFDGIDIDWEYPGGGGDPGNVVRPEDKENFTLLLNEFRAQLDTLSETTSKHYLLTIAAPAAPSKIAQTEPDKYQGALDFINLMAYDFRGGWAATGPTNFHSNLYASPNDPMTDGTEIFSVETTVKEFQKYGIPNNKLVVGIPYYGQGWKGVANVNNGLYQTATESAGTRTYRELKDFGPRFDDPISKQMWAFDGSTFWTFDDEKVIQEKARYIRSLELGGTMVWSLDGDDAQATLSKTIHSSLK; the protein is encoded by the coding sequence ATGAAAAAACATCTGTGGCTGGGCAGCAGCATTCTACTCGGATTGGGCGCAACCGCCTGCAATCCCAACACCGGACCCAAAGACACCACCCCACCCACCGTGACCCTCACGGCCCCCAAAAACGTCAGTGCAGCCAGCATCGTGAAAATCACTGTCAATGCTGCAGATGCTTCTGGCATTGCAAAAGTGGAACTGTTCCGCAATGGTGAAAAACTGCTGGAAGACACCACTGCACCTTACGAGTTCTCTCAGGCCTTCACGGTCAGTTCCCAGAACGGCAATTACACCTACACTGCAAAAGCCACCGACAAGAACGGCATCATGGCCAGCAGTGCCAGCACCACCACCACCGTGATCCTGCCCAGACCCGAATACCGCCACGTCGCCTATTTCACCAACTGGGCTGTTTACGGTCCCACAGGTTACAAGGTGAAAGACATCGACACCTCGGGGGCAGCAGCCAGCATCACCCACATCAACTACGCTTTTGGCAACGTCAATCAGGCAGGCGAATGCGCCATCACCGATGCCTGGGCAGACTACCAGAAACCGTTTGACCCTGCAGACTCTGTAGACGGAACAGGCGAAACCTGGGGCGATACACTGCGTGGACACTTTGCCGAACTGAAAAAACTCAAAGCCAAATACCCCAAAATCAAGGTCATGATCTCCCTGGGGGGCTGGACCCTCAGCAAATGGTTCTCTGACGCTGCCGCCACCGATGCTGGACGCAAAAAGCTGGCTTCTTCCTGCATCGATCTTTTCATCAAAGGGAACCTGCCCCTGATTGACAAAGACGTTGCCGGAGGTCCAGGCAGCGGTGCAGGCATCTTTGACGGCATCGACATTGACTGGGAATACCCGGGTGGTGGGGGAGATCCGGGCAACGTGGTGCGCCCCGAAGACAAAGAAAACTTCACCCTCTTGCTCAATGAATTCCGTGCACAGCTGGACACCCTGTCTGAAACCACCAGCAAGCACTACCTGCTGACCATCGCTGCTCCTGCTGCGCCCAGCAAAATTGCCCAGACCGAACCCGACAAATACCAAGGGGCACTGGACTTCATCAACCTGATGGCCTACGACTTCCGGGGCGGATGGGCAGCCACCGGACCCACCAATTTCCACAGCAACCTTTATGCCAGCCCCAATGACCCCATGACCGACGGCACCGAGATTTTCAGTGTGGAAACCACCGTCAAGGAATTCCAGAAATATGGCATTCCCAACAACAAACTGGTGGTGGGCATTCCCTACTACGGCCAGGGCTGGAAAGGGGTGGCCAACGTCAACAACGGCCTCTACCAGACCGCCACCGAAAGCGCAGGCACCAGAACCTACCGCGAACTGAAAGACTTTGGCCCCCGCTTTGATGACCCCATCAGCAAACAGATGTGGGCCTTTGATGGCAGCACCTTCTGGACCTTCGACGATGAAAAAGTCATCCAGGAGAAAGCCAGATACATCCGAAGCCTGGAACTGGGCGGCACCATGGTCTGGTCCCTGGACGGCGATGATGCCCAGGCCACCCTCAGCAAAACCATCCACTCCTCTCTGAAATAA
- a CDS encoding Ig-like domain-containing protein yields the protein MNLKALKGSALLLVTLGLAACSQSDFQTSTQTARVTQQATGLTAVFTTSSIWDGGFNGVITLTNNTTAAVTNWTLNFKFNGTGGLSGTPWGAGGNAVKNADGSYTVTPNTWGGGNIPAGGSVTVSYSGTGAFSGVNTCTINGASCDGTPPTDTVAPTVSATIAPSSLTAAGTVKVTAAASDNVGVSKVEFYRGTTLVGTDTTAPYEYSQSFSNSTQNGTYSFTAKAFDAAGNNKTSNAVSATVNIPADTTAPTSSLSLTPSNLTAAGNINLTATATDNVGVSKVEFYRGTTLIATDTTSPYTYADPFSSSTQNGTYSYTAKSYDAAGNNKTSTAVSATVNITSDTTPPNVSVAASPSSLTAAGTVTVTATASDNVGVSKVEFYRNGALVSTDTTSPYQYSQSFAAGQNGTYAFTAKAFDAAGNNKTSAAANVTVNIPVQPTGRIYVGYAGTWNTSLNDLVPANIPSYYTHVNIAFANPKLTYRKGDYQTLGFNDTNTGLQFVEGAAANPWSPPVQMTPTQARQVIANIDALQARGTKVYLSVGGWTYSNDMHGWDSYNPSGLIDLAQDLGVDGVDLDWEAPTGTCTGDASNFSCPGDAKAINILNTTYDTIHGRGLSLGISIAAWSTGAYYVKGSQWEEGKVQWGSPYGGTMYNLVKQQGSKLSHINLMSYDAGTFFDPRESFESYRAIYAGPIAMGIEPAPEGAGGATLKLNKDAGVDYGATWRNFMYDGLNDASKVYNVETLANYVKANGKPTDGMMIWQIWKERVHATPPAGAAGVNSAGQLICQILSITSNCSQSVPNLPKL from the coding sequence ATGAACCTCAAGGCACTTAAAGGATCGGCCCTTCTGCTTGTGACCCTCGGGCTTGCCGCCTGCAGCCAGTCGGATTTCCAGACTTCAACCCAGACCGCCAGAGTCACCCAGCAGGCCACGGGATTGACTGCCGTCTTCACCACCAGCAGCATCTGGGATGGTGGTTTTAACGGGGTGATCACCCTCACCAACAACACCACTGCAGCCGTGACCAACTGGACCCTCAACTTCAAGTTCAATGGCACAGGTGGCCTGTCTGGAACCCCCTGGGGCGCAGGCGGCAATGCGGTTAAGAATGCCGATGGTTCTTACACCGTGACCCCCAACACCTGGGGTGGCGGCAACATCCCCGCAGGCGGCAGTGTCACCGTTTCCTACTCTGGAACAGGCGCTTTCTCCGGGGTCAACACCTGCACCATCAACGGAGCAAGTTGCGACGGCACCCCCCCCACCGACACCGTTGCTCCCACCGTTTCTGCCACCATTGCCCCCAGCAGCCTGACTGCTGCTGGCACGGTGAAAGTGACCGCTGCTGCCAGTGACAATGTGGGTGTGAGCAAAGTGGAATTCTACCGGGGCACCACCCTGGTCGGCACCGACACCACCGCTCCCTACGAGTACAGCCAGAGCTTTTCCAACAGCACCCAGAACGGAACTTACAGCTTCACAGCCAAAGCGTTTGATGCTGCAGGAAACAACAAGACCAGCAATGCGGTTTCTGCCACCGTCAACATTCCTGCAGACACCACGGCACCGACCTCCAGCCTGAGTTTGACCCCCAGCAACCTGACCGCTGCAGGGAACATCAATTTGACTGCGACTGCAACCGACAATGTGGGTGTGAGCAAAGTGGAATTCTACCGGGGCACCACCCTGATCGCCACCGACACCACTTCCCCTTACACCTATGCTGATCCTTTCAGCAGCAGCACCCAGAACGGCACCTACAGCTACACCGCAAAATCCTATGACGCTGCTGGAAACAACAAAACCAGCACCGCTGTGTCTGCCACCGTCAACATCACCTCTGACACCACTCCTCCCAATGTCAGTGTGGCCGCTTCTCCCAGCAGCCTGACCGCTGCAGGCACAGTGACTGTCACTGCAACCGCCAGTGACAACGTGGGCGTGTCCAAAGTGGAGTTCTACCGCAACGGTGCCCTGGTTTCCACCGATACGACTTCCCCTTACCAGTACAGCCAGAGCTTTGCTGCAGGTCAGAACGGCACCTATGCGTTTACTGCAAAAGCTTTTGATGCTGCTGGAAACAACAAGACCAGCGCCGCTGCCAATGTCACCGTCAACATCCCTGTGCAGCCCACAGGCCGCATTTATGTGGGCTACGCTGGCACCTGGAACACCAGCCTGAACGACCTGGTGCCTGCCAACATCCCCAGCTATTACACCCACGTCAACATCGCTTTTGCCAATCCCAAACTGACCTACAGGAAGGGCGATTACCAGACCCTGGGCTTCAACGACACCAACACCGGTCTGCAATTTGTGGAAGGTGCTGCGGCCAACCCCTGGAGCCCTCCGGTGCAGATGACCCCCACCCAGGCCAGGCAGGTCATTGCCAACATCGATGCCCTGCAGGCCAGAGGCACCAAGGTGTACCTGTCTGTGGGCGGATGGACCTACTCCAACGACATGCACGGCTGGGACAGCTACAACCCCAGCGGTCTGATCGATCTGGCCCAGGACCTGGGTGTAGATGGGGTGGACCTCGACTGGGAAGCCCCTACCGGGACCTGCACGGGAGATGCCAGCAACTTCTCCTGCCCTGGTGACGCCAAGGCCATCAACATCCTCAACACCACCTACGACACCATTCACGGCAGAGGGCTGAGTCTGGGCATCTCCATCGCTGCCTGGTCCACCGGAGCCTACTATGTGAAGGGCTCCCAGTGGGAAGAAGGCAAAGTGCAGTGGGGCTCTCCTTACGGCGGCACCATGTACAACCTGGTCAAGCAGCAGGGCAGCAAGCTGAGCCACATCAACCTGATGTCCTACGATGCAGGCACTTTCTTTGATCCCCGCGAATCCTTCGAGTCCTACCGCGCCATTTACGCTGGTCCCATTGCCATGGGCATTGAGCCTGCTCCCGAAGGTGCAGGCGGAGCCACCCTCAAACTCAACAAAGATGCGGGGGTGGATTACGGAGCCACCTGGCGCAACTTCATGTACGACGGCCTCAACGATGCCAGCAAGGTCTACAACGTGGAAACCCTGGCCAACTATGTGAAAGCCAACGGCAAACCCACCGACGGCATGATGATCTGGCAAATCTGGAAAGAGCGTGTGCACGCCACTCCTCCTGCTGGAGCTGCTGGAGTGAACTCTGCAGGTCAGCTGATCTGCCAGATCCTCTCCATCACCAGCAACTGCAGCCAGTCTGTGCCAAACCTTCCCAAACTCTAA
- a CDS encoding Ig-like domain-containing protein, protein TAAAVTNWTLNFKFNGTANISGAPWGAGGSATKNADGSYTILPNTWGGGNIPAGGSVTVSYGGTGVFSGVNTCTINGASCSGAPGDTTAPTSSLSLTPSNLTAAGSINLSANATDNVGVTKVEFYRGTTLIATDTTAPYSYADAFSSSSQNGTYAFTAKAFDAAGNNRTSAAATATVNIAGSGDTTPPTVSATVSPSSLTAAGTVKVTATATDNVGVTKVEFYRGTTLIGTDTTAPFEATQSYSSSSENGSYTYTAKAFDAAGNNKTSAGSVLTVNIPVQPSTGTEYAPYFYTWGWGNTTDYLFSSLVDMKNKTGLNAATLAFVIAPYGSCTITTDGTSSNRIENEMKNDIAAFKAAGGKLKVSFGGANGTYLESDQACKTADALYTTLKGFVDRTGLTDLDFDVEQGIEMSDAINAKRAQALARLQAANASVKVSFTLAGVPMDRWNTPGGLPAAGLNVVKSAVAAGVKINKVNLMTMDFGGYYSSGRTMADASISTVSETFKQLKVIYLSKTDAEVWKLLGATPMIGQNDVSSEVFTLQDARDLTVWAKSKGLGLVAFWAIQRDQVCKNGAGIAICSMQNTGAYDFHNIFKGVL, encoded by the coding sequence ACACCGCTGCAGCGGTCACCAACTGGACCCTCAACTTTAAATTCAACGGCACGGCCAACATCTCTGGTGCGCCCTGGGGAGCGGGCGGCAGTGCCACCAAAAATGCAGACGGTTCTTACACCATCCTGCCCAACACCTGGGGTGGCGGAAACATTCCCGCAGGCGGCAGCGTCACTGTGTCCTACGGCGGCACCGGAGTGTTCAGCGGCGTGAACACCTGCACCATCAATGGCGCTTCCTGCTCTGGAGCCCCCGGTGACACCACGGCTCCCACCTCCAGCCTGAGTTTGACCCCCAGCAACCTGACGGCAGCAGGAAGCATCAACCTGAGCGCAAACGCAACGGACAACGTGGGGGTGACGAAGGTGGAGTTCTACCGGGGCACCACCCTGATTGCCACCGACACCACTGCGCCTTACAGCTACGCTGACGCTTTCAGCAGCTCCAGTCAGAATGGCACCTATGCGTTTACTGCAAAAGCCTTTGACGCAGCTGGAAACAACAGGACCAGCGCTGCTGCCACCGCCACGGTCAACATTGCAGGTTCTGGTGACACCACCCCTCCCACGGTTTCTGCCACAGTCAGCCCATCCAGCCTGACCGCCGCTGGCACTGTGAAAGTCACCGCGACTGCCACCGATAATGTGGGGGTAACCAAGGTGGAGTTCTACCGGGGCACCACCCTGATTGGTACTGACACCACTGCTCCTTTTGAAGCCACCCAGAGCTATTCCAGCAGCAGCGAAAATGGCAGTTACACCTACACCGCAAAAGCGTTTGATGCTGCAGGGAACAACAAAACCAGTGCTGGTTCGGTGCTGACTGTGAACATTCCCGTTCAGCCTTCCACAGGAACGGAATACGCACCTTACTTCTACACCTGGGGCTGGGGCAACACCACCGATTACCTGTTCAGCTCTCTGGTGGACATGAAGAACAAAACAGGCCTGAATGCTGCAACGCTGGCCTTTGTGATTGCACCTTATGGTTCCTGCACCATCACCACCGATGGCACCTCCAGCAACCGCATCGAAAACGAGATGAAAAATGACATTGCGGCTTTTAAAGCTGCAGGGGGCAAACTCAAGGTTTCTTTCGGAGGGGCCAACGGCACCTACCTGGAAAGCGATCAGGCCTGCAAAACAGCCGATGCGCTCTACACCACCCTCAAAGGTTTTGTGGACCGCACCGGACTGACCGACCTGGACTTTGATGTCGAGCAGGGCATCGAGATGAGCGATGCCATCAACGCCAAACGTGCCCAGGCCCTGGCCAGACTGCAAGCAGCCAATGCCAGCGTCAAGGTGTCGTTCACGCTGGCAGGCGTACCCATGGACCGCTGGAACACCCCCGGTGGTCTTCCTGCAGCAGGCCTCAATGTGGTGAAATCCGCCGTGGCAGCCGGAGTGAAGATCAACAAGGTCAACCTGATGACCATGGATTTTGGTGGTTATTACTCCAGTGGCCGCACCATGGCCGATGCCAGCATCTCCACGGTCAGCGAGACCTTTAAGCAACTGAAAGTCATTTACCTCAGCAAAACCGATGCTGAAGTCTGGAAGCTGCTGGGAGCCACCCCCATGATCGGCCAGAACGATGTGTCCTCGGAGGTCTTCACCCTGCAAGACGCCCGTGACCTCACCGTCTGGGCCAAAAGCAAAGGGCTGGGACTGGTGGCCTTCTGGGCCATCCAGCGGGATCAGGTGTGCAAAAACGGTGCTGGGATTGCCATCTGCAGCATGCAGAACACTGGGGCTTATGACTTCCACAACATCTTCAAAGGCGTGCTTTAA
- a CDS encoding glycosyl hydrolase family 18 protein, which produces MKKSLLITGLLVMGAVTFVACSSETTPLAQTAKVTQQATGLTAVFTTSSAWDSGFNGVITLTNNTAAAVTNWTLNFKFNGTANISGAPWGAGGSATKNADGSYTILPNTWGGGNIPAGGSVTVSYGGTGVFSGVNTCTINGASCAGGSSDTTAPTSSITASPTNLTAAGNVNLSATATDNVGVTKVEFYRGTTLIATDTTAPYSYADAFGSSSQNGTYSYTAKAFDAAGNTKTSTAASVTVNIAGSGDTIAPTVSLAASPTNLTAAGNVNLTATASDNVGVSKVEFYRGTTLLGTDTTAPYTYAHAYSNSSQNGSYSYTAKAFDAAGNNKTSTAVNVTVNIPVQPGGNYRRVAYFSQWGIYGRGYKVQNIETSGTASTLTHINYAFGNVYAQPDGTYKCGIITRAESGNQDGGDAFADYQKGFAAAESVDGVADVWDQKLKGNFNQLKKLKAKYPNLKVLISLGGWTWSKWFSNASSTDALRKTLVSSCIDIYIKGNLPVDSGSATGGAGVGAGVFDGIDIDWEYPGGGGLPTNTASAADKQNFTLLLKEFRTQLNALSATTGKPYQLTIAAPGGADKVANQEPALYKDYLDFINIMTYDFRGAWDATGPTNFHSNLYTDPNGPGTAPSKNYSVDNIVTTFLNAGVPANKLVVGIPFYGRGWTGVPNVNNGLYQSASGAAPGTYEAGIEDYKVLKNFAGTKFRNAVTKQMWVYNGSTFWSYDDEQVIADKAAYIKAKGLGGSMVWSLDGDDSTATLAKAIYNNLK; this is translated from the coding sequence GTGAAGAAGTCATTGCTCATCACTGGTCTTCTGGTCATGGGAGCCGTCACCTTTGTGGCCTGCTCCAGCGAAACCACCCCCCTCGCCCAGACTGCAAAAGTCACCCAGCAGGCCACGGGATTGACTGCCGTCTTCACCACCAGCAGTGCCTGGGACAGTGGATTCAACGGGGTGATCACCCTCACCAACAACACCGCTGCAGCGGTCACCAACTGGACCCTCAACTTTAAATTCAACGGCACGGCCAACATCTCTGGTGCGCCCTGGGGAGCAGGCGGCAGTGCCACCAAAAATGCAGACGGCTCTTACACCATCCTGCCCAACACCTGGGGTGGCGGAAACATTCCCGCAGGCGGCAGCGTCACTGTGTCCTACGGCGGCACCGGAGTGTTCAGCGGCGTGAACACCTGCACCATCAACGGTGCAAGCTGTGCAGGCGGTTCCAGTGACACCACTGCTCCCACCTCCTCCATCACTGCCTCCCCCACCAACCTGACGGCTGCAGGCAATGTGAACCTCTCTGCGACTGCAACGGACAACGTGGGGGTGACCAAAGTGGAGTTCTACCGGGGCACCACCCTGATTGCCACCGACACCACTGCCCCTTACAGCTACGCTGACGCTTTCGGCAGCAGCAGCCAGAACGGCACCTACAGCTACACTGCAAAAGCCTTTGATGCCGCTGGCAACACCAAAACCAGCACCGCCGCCAGCGTGACGGTCAACATTGCAGGTTCTGGTGACACCATCGCTCCCACCGTGAGCCTGGCTGCCAGTCCCACCAACCTGACTGCTGCAGGCAACGTGAACCTGACCGCCACAGCTTCTGACAATGTGGGCGTGTCCAAAGTGGAGTTCTACCGGGGCACCACCCTGCTGGGCACCGACACCACCGCACCCTACACCTATGCCCATGCTTACAGCAACAGCAGCCAGAACGGCAGCTACAGCTACACGGCCAAAGCGTTTGATGCTGCGGGCAACAACAAAACCAGCACTGCTGTCAATGTCACTGTCAACATCCCTGTGCAGCCTGGTGGAAACTACCGTCGAGTCGCCTACTTCTCCCAGTGGGGCATCTATGGCCGTGGTTACAAGGTCCAGAACATCGAAACCAGCGGCACGGCTTCCACCCTCACCCACATCAACTACGCTTTCGGAAATGTGTACGCTCAGCCAGATGGAACCTACAAGTGCGGAATCATCACCCGTGCAGAGAGCGGCAACCAGGACGGTGGCGACGCCTTCGCTGATTACCAGAAGGGCTTTGCTGCAGCCGAATCTGTAGACGGCGTTGCCGACGTGTGGGACCAGAAACTCAAGGGCAACTTCAACCAGCTGAAGAAACTCAAGGCCAAGTACCCCAACCTGAAAGTGCTGATCTCCCTGGGTGGCTGGACCTGGAGCAAGTGGTTCTCCAACGCTTCCTCCACCGATGCCCTGCGCAAAACCCTGGTTTCCAGCTGCATTGACATCTACATCAAAGGCAACCTGCCCGTGGATTCTGGCTCTGCCACCGGTGGAGCAGGTGTGGGCGCAGGTGTCTTCGACGGCATCGACATCGACTGGGAATACCCCGGTGGCGGCGGTCTGCCCACCAACACCGCCAGTGCTGCCGATAAGCAGAACTTCACCCTGCTGCTCAAAGAGTTCCGCACCCAGCTCAATGCCCTCTCTGCAACCACGGGCAAGCCTTACCAGCTCACCATCGCTGCCCCCGGTGGTGCAGACAAGGTCGCCAACCAGGAACCCGCCCTCTACAAGGACTACCTGGACTTCATCAACATCATGACCTACGACTTCCGTGGAGCCTGGGACGCCACCGGACCCACCAACTTCCACAGCAACCTCTACACCGATCCCAACGGTCCTGGCACCGCCCCCTCCAAGAACTACAGTGTGGACAACATCGTCACAACCTTCCTGAACGCTGGTGTGCCTGCCAACAAACTGGTCGTGGGCATCCCCTTCTACGGACGTGGCTGGACCGGCGTGCCCAACGTCAACAACGGTCTGTACCAGAGCGCCTCTGGAGCTGCCCCCGGCACCTATGAAGCTGGCATCGAAGACTACAAAGTGCTGAAGAACTTCGCTGGTACCAAGTTCCGCAACGCTGTCACCAAGCAGATGTGGGTGTACAACGGCAGCACCTTCTGGAGCTACGACGACGAGCAGGTCATTGCAGACAAGGCCGCGTACATCAAGGCCAAAGGACTGGGCGGCAGCATGGTCTGGTCCCTGGATGGTGACGACAGCACCGCAACCCTCGCCAAAGCCATCTACAACAACCTCAAATAA
- the sufD gene encoding Fe-S cluster assembly protein SufD encodes MTQILNRTGEPEWLAQKRVEAFGLYETLPVPNRKVEAWKYTDVSYIDLPSLKPAQVVQPVSSAEELPELVKARLASTDVAGYLVFNGPDVVYKHVPEELAAKGVVFTDLKSALQTHPDLVRKYLYSIVPAEVPDDTTIAAPGTTPSKSPDPSEGKFSALNAAVWTNGAFVYVPRGVEVDLPLGSFRVMEESGAYTATRTLVVAEANSKVTFIDEQDSHELSDAYAFGAVELIVRDGANLRYVSVQNWGRGVTHIQRQRGDVDRDATLNSLVVTMGADLSRTEMQSYLRGSGSSSEMLGLYFASEDQHFDHYTLQHHAAPHAHSDLLYKAVNSHESRGVFSGMIKVDLGAQKTDAYQKHRTLMLSSEARNDSIPQLEINANDVRCSHGSTTGPVDHEQLFYLLSRGIPRASAEKMLVTAFLEDVLSRLPLENVVKYIEGIIAEKVGAV; translated from the coding sequence ATGACCCAGATTTTGAACCGCACCGGTGAGCCAGAGTGGCTTGCCCAGAAAAGAGTGGAGGCATTTGGCCTCTATGAAACCCTGCCTGTCCCCAACCGCAAGGTGGAGGCCTGGAAATACACCGATGTGTCTTACATCGACCTTCCCAGCCTGAAACCGGCCCAGGTTGTTCAACCTGTCAGCAGCGCTGAAGAATTGCCTGAACTGGTGAAAGCCCGTCTGGCCAGCACCGACGTGGCGGGTTACCTGGTGTTCAACGGTCCTGATGTGGTCTACAAGCACGTTCCCGAGGAACTGGCTGCCAAGGGTGTGGTCTTCACCGACCTGAAGAGTGCCCTGCAGACCCATCCTGATCTGGTGCGCAAGTACCTGTACAGCATTGTGCCTGCTGAAGTGCCAGACGACACCACCATTGCTGCCCCGGGCACCACCCCCAGCAAATCCCCGGATCCTTCTGAAGGCAAATTCAGCGCCCTGAATGCTGCAGTCTGGACCAACGGTGCCTTTGTGTACGTGCCCCGTGGCGTGGAAGTGGACCTCCCCCTGGGTTCCTTCCGTGTGATGGAGGAGAGTGGAGCCTACACCGCCACCCGCACCCTGGTTGTTGCAGAAGCCAACTCCAAAGTGACCTTCATTGACGAGCAGGACAGCCATGAACTGTCTGATGCCTACGCTTTCGGGGCTGTGGAACTGATCGTGCGCGATGGAGCCAACCTGCGTTACGTCAGCGTGCAGAACTGGGGCAGAGGTGTAACCCACATCCAGCGCCAGCGTGGTGATGTGGACCGTGACGCCACCCTCAACAGCCTGGTGGTCACCATGGGTGCAGACCTTTCCCGCACCGAAATGCAGTCTTACCTGCGGGGCAGCGGGTCCAGCAGTGAAATGCTGGGTCTGTACTTTGCCAGTGAAGACCAGCACTTTGACCACTACACCTTGCAGCATCATGCTGCTCCCCACGCCCACTCTGACCTGCTCTACAAGGCCGTGAACAGCCATGAATCCAGAGGCGTGTTCTCTGGCATGATCAAGGTGGATCTGGGGGCCCAGAAGACCGATGCTTACCAGAAGCACCGCACCCTGATGCTGTCCAGCGAAGCCCGCAACGACAGCATTCCCCAGCTGGAAATCAACGCCAACGATGTGCGCTGCTCCCACGGTTCCACCACCGGACCTGTGGACCATGAGCAACTGTTCTACCTGCTGTCTCGCGGCATTCCCCGTGCCAGTGCAGAGAAGATGCTGGTGACGGCATTTCTGGAGGATGTGCTGTCCAGGCTCCCTCTGGAGAACGTGGTCAAGTACATCGAGGGCATCATTGCTGAAAAAGTCGGCGCAGTCTAA